A genomic stretch from Shewanella woodyi ATCC 51908 includes:
- a CDS encoding chaperone NapD — translation MSQEYHVTSLVVHAAPAEVSQVEAKIRSLDGADIHAVTYEGKFVITLEGKTQKSILDNVEAINAFEGVLNSSLVYHQVEPIAE, via the coding sequence ATGAGTCAGGAATATCATGTTACCAGTCTGGTCGTACACGCAGCACCCGCTGAAGTTTCACAAGTAGAAGCCAAGATACGCTCACTCGATGGTGCGGATATTCATGCCGTGACCTACGAAGGTAAGTTTGTGATCACCTTAGAGGGCAAGACACAAAAATCTATCTTAGATAACGTCGAAGCGATAAATGCCTTTGAAGGGGTTCTCAACAGCAGCCTGGTCTATCACCAAGTGGAGCCTATAGCAGAGTAA